From the Halorhabdus utahensis DSM 12940 genome, one window contains:
- a CDS encoding 2-oxoacid:ferredoxin oxidoreductase subunit beta encodes MSSDTHFTDFKSDKQPTWCPGCGDFGTMNGMMKALAETGNDPDNTFVVAGIGCSGKIGTYMHSYALHGVHGRALPVGTGVKLANPDLEVMVAGGDGDGYSIGVGHFIHAVRRNIDITYVVMDNRIYGLTKGQASPTSRQGFETSTSPDGTVEPPVNPQALALAAGGTFIAQSFSSDSQRHTELVKQAIEHDGFGFVNVYSPCVTFNDVDTYDYFRDAIVNLDETDHDPTNYQSARDKIMDPSTEHIGILYQNEESVPFSDREGIDANMADIPDGAPERADRLVREFY; translated from the coding sequence ATGAGTTCCGACACGCACTTCACGGACTTCAAATCCGACAAGCAACCGACCTGGTGTCCCGGCTGCGGTGACTTCGGGACGATGAACGGCATGATGAAAGCCCTCGCCGAGACCGGTAACGATCCCGACAACACGTTCGTCGTCGCCGGGATCGGCTGTTCGGGCAAGATCGGGACGTACATGCACAGCTACGCGCTGCACGGCGTCCACGGCCGCGCCCTCCCGGTCGGAACCGGCGTGAAACTCGCCAACCCTGACCTGGAAGTGATGGTCGCCGGCGGGGACGGCGACGGCTACTCGATCGGCGTCGGCCACTTCATCCACGCCGTCCGGCGGAACATCGACATCACATACGTCGTGATGGACAACCGCATCTACGGCCTGACGAAAGGGCAGGCCTCGCCCACCTCGCGGCAGGGGTTCGAAACCTCGACGTCGCCGGACGGCACCGTCGAGCCCCCAGTCAATCCACAGGCGCTGGCGCTGGCTGCCGGTGGCACCTTCATCGCCCAGTCCTTCTCCTCGGACTCACAACGCCACACCGAACTCGTCAAGCAGGCGATCGAGCACGACGGTTTCGGCTTCGTGAACGTCTACTCGCCATGCGTGACGTTCAACGACGTCGACACCTACGACTATTTCCGGGACGCGATCGTGAACCTGGACGAAACCGATCACGACCCCACCAACTACCAGAGCGCCCGCGACAAGATCATGGATCCGAGTACCGAGCACATCGGTATCCTCTATCAGAACGAGGAGAGCGTGCCCTTCAGCGACCGTGAGGGGATCGACGCGAACATGGCCGACATTCCCGACGGCGCGCCGGAGCGAGCCGATCGACTGGTCCGGGAGTTCTACTGA
- a CDS encoding DUF5783 family protein, which yields MTEFDPDRFTDKYEHYFTELQQAYRRAFEAMSERHDSDLIHGIDQRILAESEPFYEGDGEFRIDLPDDASDRLPDVDADRLETVLGEYTGELETQLRSVFDFEEAW from the coding sequence ATGACCGAATTCGATCCGGACCGCTTCACCGACAAGTACGAGCACTACTTCACCGAGCTCCAGCAGGCCTATCGCCGGGCGTTCGAAGCGATGTCGGAGCGCCACGACTCCGACCTGATCCACGGGATCGACCAGCGAATCCTCGCCGAGAGCGAGCCCTTCTACGAGGGAGACGGCGAGTTTCGGATCGACCTGCCCGACGACGCCAGTGATCGACTCCCCGACGTGGACGCCGACCGCCTGGAGACGGTCCTCGGGGAGTACACCGGCGAACTCGAAACCCAACTGCGCTCCGTCTTTGATTTCGAGGAGGCGTGGTAG